Genomic window (Rhododendron vialii isolate Sample 1 chromosome 4a, ASM3025357v1):
ATCACTCAAGCCTTATTTGACAACAtacaatgtttaattttatgatctatgtAGGTCGACTAACAGAAAATTGCTAACATGAACATCCATGTAATATGCACGATACTCCAATTGTCAATCTTGAGCAACAACAGAATGCTATCATAATTGTTTAGCTCTCCCTATCATTTTTTATTAACATAAGTTATTGTATATCAATTGCATATCGATCTTACGATTGTGCCTATATGCcttattgattttttgcatttttttaatgattATTTACTTAGCCAATGATGATGGTTCTGACTGCACCTTTTCTTACAATTCTTCAACatgcaaaataaatttaaacTAAATGACACATCGTTCTATAGTTTATACATTAACTCAAATGAAAACAACATGGCTACCTTCAATTCTTCTTGCAGATAATTATCCCCAACAATTTCCGGATGTTTAGCACAACAATCTTATTCATGCATCTGTTTAATTTATCATCGAATTAGTAATGGAGCACCTTTCCTAAAACTCAATGTATGCCATATGATGCTCCCAACAATAACTACacatttccaaaatttataaataCATACATCAGAATGAATACCTAAAATCTACAATACCAATAACATCCATCGCGTTCCACAAAATCATAAAGTTACACTTACGCGCGTCGGCATCGCACTAGTATAACTTAAAATTAAGTAGATGTGTCTCATTTCAAGACAACTATTTTCCCATAACGTTAGTTGATTTACGATTTGTCAATTTCGCAATTCATTAGTCTAggctcttttttatttttattttatcagcGTAGTTGAGGCATTTACttgcttctcttttttgtttctagTAATCATAAATAAATGTGTTAAGAAAGTCTCTCCAATCATTTCATTCTATAAAATCCATTAATCCatcatacaatttttttttttttttaggattgatattcactttttttttttttttggtgttatccacgcttccttttttgtttttttgcttggGGCCCTTGGGGCTTGGGGTGGTTTGCTCCCTCTTAAAGTCTCTGATTTGAAActtctcaggtgctatcaactcttttaggGCCGTCTATAAGGTAATTTGCCATGGCTTTAATTGAGCTCCTGGTTTGTGAGTGATGATGCCTCAAGATCAATTAATGTGCGCATACATTAGACCGgccacttgagttataaaaaaattctttcgcAATATTTATCGATGCAGATTAAATTCCTATTGAATACTCTCAGACAATATCGTAAAAATGTGCTAATAAACTTTTGTCTAGTAATAAAAGTTGTGTTTGATAAGTGAGGTATGGCTAGGGATAGGATTATCAATCCCGTGCGTCCTCTAACTTTTTGTTGATTGCACAAAATAGGTTGGGACTATTAGTAACAAGGGATTAGTAATACCCCTTTTTTGTGGGATTGGTAATACCATCTGGGACTAGGTATTACTAATCCCATCCCAAGCCATCTCACGTGCAATTACCTCAATACCCATGATATCTTCAATAAATTCTGAGAGTTTCCTTGTCTATACAGTACTTGTGATCTGACGAGACAATTTCATGGGAGGCGATACGCACTAGTGCACCACTGAAGCAGTGAAGCATGTGCCGAGTTTGGGTGGATTGACTGAAGTACCCTTTGTCTTTGTTTGTCGTCACCTTTTGTCcaacatataaaaaatttaggGAATTCTATTCgaccatttaatttaattatttttgcaggaaacaaaaataatttaaaaattatgcattaGGTTAataattttcagattttattctttttttgtttgtccatGTTTTATTTAAGATGGAGCAGTTTTATTACCCTTGGGGCATTTTTTATAACCCTTACTTGTACTAGGGTAAAAACGAAAATGAATACtttcaatccaatcctatcctATGAAAAACAAACATGTAAATAACAATCCTCTCTTCTAATcctgtgcaaaacaaacatgcaCATAGAATTGGCCTTCTCACTAGCCATCCCATCTCATTAgtaatcccaatcccaatctcATGTCATTACCAATCCCACCACATCTACCTCATTTATCAAACGAGGCCAGAAGTCTTTATGTCGTTGTGCTTTATTAGTTTATTAGGATCAATGAAAATGTCTCACTAAGTTGCCTTTTTAGGTATCTAATAATAGAGAAACCGCTGCTAGTGCAATTGGTTGTGTCATTTCTCCCACCATGGATGCCTTAGTTTGAGTCCCACGAGAGGCAGGCTTTGGGGGCTAGGACTATGAATGCTTTGGGGGGCCAGGACTATGGTTAACTTTTGAACCCCTATGCTAGCTCTAACTCCCGCTAATGTATAGAAATTCTCTCATGGGATACAAGTATATCAAACGACAACATATCGCAAAATACCATAAAACATGAAGTTCCAGTTGATCTCAGTACTCCCTGGTTTTCACTAAAAGTGTCCACCAATCCCTATTTCCCAGCGGATGCAATGCTAAATAGCTGCTCTACTGTCCACAAAGTACACGGTcaatcaaaatagaaaattttcattaacaGCTTTGTAGATGAAGAAAGAAATTAGTAACTGAGGCCAAGTTGAAGTCCAAGAGCAGCGTGGACAAGAAATAGTGTCATTATTCCGCTACCCAAGATCCCGTGCACATTGCGTAACCCCGGATTTCCCTGCATTGGATCGGGTAATTCAAACCCAAAAGATAAGCCTAGATAGGAAATAATCAAGTTCCTTCCAGTATTTGTTTCTCTTGAATGGAAGAATTGTAACATCATTTTTTACCTCAAACAATGTTGGCAAAATGGTTTGTACGGTCAAGAGAGCAAGGCCGATGGAACCTGTAACAGCATGAGGGCTGCAagcaagaaagaggaaaaagagaggggATTTTCGTTAATTAAGTCTAGTTCGTGGGATAACATAGTATTTTTACGTACCATAGCGGCaatatttcattattttctgGAAACATTGGTCCATTCCATCCCCAAATCCCGTTATTACGAAACAACTTAGTATTTGTTTTGCTGGTGTTTTTaccaaagaaacaagaaaaaatatgggGCTGTTTTTCTGTTTCAAGAAAACGCGCAATGCTTCTACATGAAATCAAGTACCTCTCGAAGATGGGCTTATCAGAAGTCAGTAGAGATGTTACTCCACCGGTAGCTCCAagagcaaagaagaaaaacattCCTGCCAGAAGTTTTGGGTGCAAGTCCTTGGCTTTGGCTTTCTCCTCCTGGATCCATAAAAGCCCTTGAGTAATATTTGGAAAGAAGTTCAAAGCACAAAAATAATCTCATTTAACGTACTTCAAACGAGATCTATTACCACGTTATCTGAAAATCGTATCCGGAAACCAAGATAAGTTCCATAACCACCCATGGCAAACAGAACAACAGCCTGCACCATTACAACATGCGATACTTTAATCAAGAGGAAAATGCAGCTCCGATTAGTAGTCATGACGTGAAAGAAGACAGCAGCCCTTCATAAATACACAGAAACCATACACAGAAAAAATCGTGGAACACTCGTCTTTGTGTGTGCTAGACCTCAAGGAGCGTCATGTGCACTTTCTGTGACTGATTTATGTTCCACTGCTATCTTTTGAGGGGAAAAGAATGGTAGGAAGCCAAAAAGAAAGCAGTTTACCATGTTTCCGGGGTGACCCCAATGCACAAGCCAGCCCGGAAGATTAAATGATTTCACAAGCTCAACAAAAGGTCCGAACAGAGACTTGACAGTTCCAGCTGCAATTCATATGTTTAATCTTGTTATGACTACATATTACaaggaaagaagaaacaaaacaatGTTAAGTCTATGGCAAATACGAGGCTAGAGATGGCTCATGCAGTTCGAGGTCAATACATGTTATGCAAGCCTAACGGGTGGATTGAAAGTATTGAAGTACAATCAGTACATGAATATTTAACCAAATGTTAACATACTCTACGCTTGTTTGATTGGCCGGACTATAAATAAACCCATGGAATTTAGTAATTATATGTTACTAAATCCATCAATTATGATTACCGATGTTACACACTCCGAGTACCAAATAGCACACACTGAAAAATTAGTCGTCCGGCTGTTATATCATTTCTCCATGATTGTTGtatcaaaatccaaaaaccacGGTAAGATCAAATTCATAACTTCACGAATGAAACAGACCGTTAAAGAAACTAAAATCCTAACTGAAGTATAAGTACAACCTTGCATCGCAACGAACGAAGCTACCAACTTCTAGATACTCCCATTGATTTATGGTCGAAAAGGAAATGCCCAGACCGGACAAATGATCGATCTGATACAAAAACAGAATGACGTGACGGTGAAATTTCTCAAATTAGAGGTCGGACTGTTTACTATGAACTTTACTTCCTTCGTCTTATCGTTTTGATCCCTCTCCAGAAATCCAACTATCCAATTAAGGAGACGTCATCATTGTACGTGCTTCAAAAAACGGAAGGATCTATGTCCACCCGAAACTTCCTACGATTCTGTTGGGAAGCCCGTACAAGCTTACCGCCACATCGATCTAGATCTTTTTCGAAATTCATTATCAGGATGGACATGCTAGCCTCCATGATACTATAAGTTTTGTATTTGTAGctgttcacaaaaaaaaaagttttacctCCAGGAAGAGCAGCCACAAAAAGCAAAGGCAAAGGAGTGAAGGAGTACAACAGTGTCTCATTGGGCtccacctcttcttcttcttcttcttcttcttcctcctcctcattTTGAGCTCTATCAACATGAGCTTCGCAATGAATCCTGTTCTTGAGGGCAAATGAGGGAAAGAAAACAGCTCTTGTTGTTGTTCCAAAAGGGAATGAGGAGCCTGCAGAGGGAATTTTGCAGGAAGTGATCACTGAAGAAGTGGGAATTACTAGCAATGAAGAGGATGGCGGAAGAGTGCAAGGAATATTGTTCAAACTAAGGGAGGCAAAAGCTTTCGCCACTGCCATTATAAAATGCCACGTGGGGAACAAGGAAAGATTTGTGTGATGTTGTGGAGACCGATTTGTGAGGAGTGATACAGAGAGTAAAAGAAAGAAGTGCAGAAAAGATggactgtgagagagagagatatagagagagagatgaagtggGAAAGGCAAGAAAAGTGACACGCCTGCCTATAGATGTAAAACTTTCCACGTGGTGTCAACACACCTGCCTGTAGATGTAAAACtaatcttcttttttgttcttcttatCCATTTGGATCGTTAAATAAGGCTTCCAGAAAATTGTTGAATCACCCCGACCACCAATACATCATTTGGCATACATTAAATATAAACTCGATTATACTGGGCTCATCTTTGAATTCCACGCAAATAATTACTTCATCCGTCTATTTTTTTAGTGTCCATACTAGATAGAAAGTCAATTATGTTGGGCTCATCTTAGAACTCATCACTTTCTAAAACTCGTTGAGATTATCTATCACACAAAAATTCATGTTCAACAGAATATCAATATTTATGTCTTCGGAATGCCGCCAAGATATCAGTAACTTTGGTTTGATAGTTACGACTATAATAAGTCATTTGTAACCTTTAACACCAACTTTGAATCCAACACTTGCTTTAGTCTCTGCTTGCTCTGATCTTCATTCCCAACCTTAGAACTTCTATGCAAAAATATAATGTACACATACTCAATTCTACAACAAGAACATTCAATCAAACCTTAGAAATTCTATGCAGAAACCTAATATACACCAACTTATATCTACAACGAGAACACTCAATCAACAAATTTGATTACAGAAGCGTCAAGGGCTTGCCAATTACAAAATAAGGAACTAACATAATGCATTCCAAAACCAATCTCAGCTGATTTCATTACCTACATTATTACCTAGCCCCATCATGCTGATGCAAGCACTATAGTTTCCTGCAGAAAGGAGTTCCTCGGGAGCAGTTCATTGATTTTACTCCCCGATGACATGAGGAGAAACACCAGACAAGACTCGAGCTAGTACTTTACACAATTGCCAGGGCCGACTTAGAGTTGAACTTCTTCATTACAGCGGCAGTGTGAACCTCAAAGCTGCAGTATCCTGCATGTTTTTTTCTTCAACAGCCCGCGGTACTGGTTTTGGTCTTCTCTCATTGCATAGTCATGAATCGGTAAAAACCAGATAACTCTTCCCGTCTTCCTTACAAATTGACAGAAGAAGATAGATGATGTACCACTATGGTGCTATGTCTGGGAATTTACATTGAGCTAGGGTGGAAAGTCCACTATGCTTTCAGAATAAGCATCTGAAATTGAATAGTCTCACAAGTACAAACATGCACAACCCACCAATACAGAGATCTCAGTTATGATGCAAAACAGAATGCAAGAATCATCACTACTGAAGAAATGAAACCATAAATGACGCTTTGCTCATTTGGGTGGAAAGTCCACAAACGTAACGACTCAATTAGATTATATTGACATTCCAATGTTAGTATTGGCTGCTGCTAGCACAAATGTAAATATTGGgttgttttttcatttcttttttcttttttgcagaaacaaaaacaatcaaaattgaaagcTCTTTTTCATATGGCTCCCAGATCATGATGTCCTCGAGAAGTGAGTTGCTTTTAGAAAACTTTCGGGGTAATTGGCCATGCTGTTGTCTAGCTACACTTATTGCAGTGAGGTTCGGATTTCAACTCATATGGAGAGGAAGTTGATAACCCTTTGTAATTGTAGGGTTGGGGTTAAGGTAGCATAGATTCTTTTCACCcctcaaaagggaaaaaaaaaaaaactctctgaAAAACCATCAGCAGGTAGGTCTTCTTAACGATTGACAAGCACTGACCACTAGAGTTGCAGTACTTCAGAAAAGAGTACTACATAGGAATTTGATAGGCCAGATAGAATTCTGAAGTACAAGTACTTGAATGGGTATTTTGACTTCACTACAGCAAAATAGAAGGAAATGAAGTACCTTGGTAAGTATGTAGATGGAAAAAATGTCACCCATCAAAGCTGTATCATCTATCAACACGGAGAATATTATTTTCTATCGTACCCTTTGTAACAGACTCTCGCTGAGGATCAATCCTCCAATTGCCATCAACAACAAATTTTATCTGAAATGGAACAACATCGACAATGACTAGAAAATTTTGCATGGAAGCCTGCTAAACTGGGATGCTCAAATGGTATTATGATATGATGATGCAACATACTTCAGATAGGCTGTCCTGTTGTAGCATGCATTGAGAATaacaaattaaataaatcattGAACGTCAAGGACTTCATTTCAACTTCTGAAGTTTGCAAACAATGGATATTTCAGGTGCCACTCATCAATTGCTTACCACATAGTACAAGGGATAAGAAACTAAATTCCAAAATAGTACGTAATTTcatcattttcctttcaatttGTTTTATCTCCTATGAGCGGTACCTGCAACTATCATCACAGAGTAACAATTATATTTCTGAAGTAAAGAGGAAGTATCGAGTACCTAAGTGGCAAGTCCATGGCCACATACTTAAACACTTCTTGGATTGTAGTAGATTCCCATCCTAAAAAGTCGTGGCTAAAACAAGTTTTCCAAAACTCGCAAACCATTCTAACTGGGAAACAACATAGAGCGCATATAGATAAACAAGATATGGAGTGAA
Coding sequences:
- the LOC131324722 gene encoding uncharacterized protein LOC131324722 isoform X3, which codes for MQAGTVKSLFGPFVELVKSFNLPGWLVHWGHPGNMAVVLFAMGGYGTYLGFRIRFSDNVEEKAKAKDLHPKLLAGMFFFFALGATGGVTSLLTSDKPIFESPHAVTGSIGLALLTVQTILPTLFEGNPGLRNVHGILGSGIMTLFLVHAALGLQLGLSY
- the LOC131324722 gene encoding uncharacterized protein LOC131324722 isoform X2, producing the protein MAVAKAFASLSLNNIPCTLPPSSSLLVIPTSSVITSCKIPSAGSSFPFGTTTRAVFFPSFALKNRIHCEAHVDRAQNEEEEEEEEEEEEVEPNETLLYSFTPLPLLFVAALPGAGTVKSLFGPFVELVKSFNLPGWLVHWGHPGNMEEKAKAKDLHPKLLAGMFFFFALGATGGVTSLLTSDKPIFESPHAVTGSIGLALLTVQTILPTLFEGNPGLRNVHGILGSGIMTLFLVHAALGLQLGLSY
- the LOC131324722 gene encoding uncharacterized protein LOC131324722 isoform X1 — encoded protein: MAVAKAFASLSLNNIPCTLPPSSSLLVIPTSSVITSCKIPSAGSSFPFGTTTRAVFFPSFALKNRIHCEAHVDRAQNEEEEEEEEEEEEVEPNETLLYSFTPLPLLFVAALPGAGTVKSLFGPFVELVKSFNLPGWLVHWGHPGNMAVVLFAMGGYGTYLGFRIRFSDNVEEKAKAKDLHPKLLAGMFFFFALGATGGVTSLLTSDKPIFESPHAVTGSIGLALLTVQTILPTLFEGNPGLRNVHGILGSGIMTLFLVHAALGLQLGLSY